The Myxococcota bacterium sequence GGACGGCCCGTCGGCGGGAGTCACCATGGTCGTGTCACTGGCGAGCCTGCTCACCGGCAAGCCGGTGCGGGACGACGTCGCGATGACCGGCGAGATCACCCTGCGCGGCCAGGTGCTGCCCGTGGGCGGCATCAAGGGCAAGGTGCTCGCGGCGCACCGCGCCGGCATCAAGGAGCTGATCCTGCCCAAGCGCAAC is a genomic window containing:
- a CDS encoding S16 family serine protease, with the protein product DGPSAGVTMVVSLASLLTGKPVRDDVAMTGEITLRGQVLPVGGIKGKVLAAHRAGIKELILPKRNAKDLEEVPAEVLSAFKIHLVDQSIEAVREAIPGIG